The region CGAAACATACGGCGTTCAAAGAATTAATTCCTCTGAAGCCGGGATGATCATCGCACTTATTCCAGTTGTTGTAAACGTTCTGGCTGCATTTATGTTGAAAGAAAAAGGCGACCTGTTTCACTATATACTTGTAGGGGCAGGCTTTCTGGGTGTTGTATTGATAATAGGTTTTGACCTTTCAAAAGGAACGCTTCTTGGAAAGATATTCATGTTTTTTGCCGTGTTATCAGGCGCACTGTACAGTATCTATTCAAGAAAATTCTCGAAACAATTTTCACCCGAGGAAATAACCTTTTTCATGATGATGACAGGCGCTATTTTTTTCACACTCATGAGCATTATGAAAGGTGAGTTTGAAATACAGTTCAACATCCAGACAATAAGCTCAGGGATTTATCTGGGTATATTGTCTTCGGCTGGAGCATTTTTCCTTCTGAATTACATGATCAACAAAGCTTCTCCAATTGTAACCACGCTTTTTTCAAACCTCACAACTGTTATTTCCGTTATAGCAGGTATAGCCTTTAGAAATGAGATGGTTGGACTACAACAAATTCTTGGTATGCTTTTGATAATTTCCTCACTTCTGGTTACAACTATCAGAAGACAAAAAGTTTCGCCTTCCGGTTGAAAAATCTAATTTTTAGCACTTTGAGTGTTTTTGACTGCTTCAAGCACAGCTCGAACGAGCTGATCTGTATCATCTGTGATGGGTATCTGTACAGCTATATCTGGTATCACTCCTCTTTTGTCATCAAAACCACCGCACCGAACAAAATATTTGAACGATACTCCAAGCTGGAGTTTGGAATTTGGCAGAATAAAAGATAAAACATCCCCATAAGAGGAAGCAAGCCCGCCTGTTTCTTCTCCCACTACAGTAG is a window of Pseudothermotoga elfii DSM 9442 = NBRC 107921 DNA encoding:
- a CDS encoding DMT family transporter — protein: MQLKVIFAGILVSIIFGFSFLFTKNALDYVSPLTFLSYRFCIAFLFFMILLVSGVIKLGKKPYWKLFALILFQPVLYFIFETYGVQRINSSEAGMIIALIPVVVNVLAAFMLKEKGDLFHYILVGAGFLGVVLIIGFDLSKGTLLGKIFMFFAVLSGALYSIYSRKFSKQFSPEEITFFMMMTGAIFFTLMSIMKGEFEIQFNIQTISSGIYLGILSSAGAFFLLNYMINKASPIVTTLFSNLTTVISVIAGIAFRNEMVGLQQILGMLLIISSLLVTTIRRQKVSPSG